The Frondihabitans peucedani genome segment GCGGCCGGGCCAGCCGCTGCTGCTCGCCCGGCGCCCCGGGATCCTGCACCTGTGTCTCCCGGGCAACCCGATGGCGGCGCTGACCTGCCTCGTCGCTATCGGCGTCCCGCTTGTCGACGGGCTGCTCGGGCGGCCGCAGACCCGGCCGGGCTCGGTCTCGCTCGCCGTCGACGTCGAGCACCCGCGGCCGGGCGTCCTCCTGCAGGCGTACCGCCTCGACGACGAGGGTCTCGCCCGGCCCGTGGCGCGGCAGTCGTCGGCGATGCTCCGCGGGCTCGCCGAGGCGGACGGGCTTCTCGTGGTGCCCCAGGGCGGCGCGAGACGCGGCGACCCGGTGCGTTCGCTGGCTCTGCCCTGGTGATCCCGGGGTCGGGAGGGTAGACCTGTCGTCATGGCACGAATAACGGCGCGGAAGCAGGTGACCCGCCTCACCGTCGGAGCCGGGGCCACCAGGACGATGGACACGCTCGCGGTGGAGGAGCCGCTCGAGATCCGGGTCGGCGGGCAGTCGCTCGCCATCACGATGCGGACCCCGGGCAACGACTTCGACCTCGCCGCCGGCTTCCTCGTGTCGGAAGGCGTCATCTCGCGCGGCGACGAGTTCTTCACCGCCCGCTACTGCGCCGGCGCGACCGAGGAGGGCCTCAACACGTACAACGTGCTCGACGTGACCCTCGCCCCCGGCGTCCCGGCACCCGATCCCAGCCTCGAGCGGGCGTTCTACACGACGAGCTCCTGCGGCCTCTGCGGCAAGGCGTCGATCGACGCGGTGCGCACGAAGTCGCAGCACGCCGTCCTGCACGACCCGGTGGTCGTCGATCCTGCGCTCCTCGCCACCTTCCCCGACCTGCTGCGCCAGGGCCAGGACGTCTTCGAGAAGACCGGCGGCCTCCACGCCGCGGCCCTCTTCGACGGACGGACCGGCAGGATGCTCGTGCTCCGCGAAGACGTCGGGCGCCACAACGCGGTCGACAAGGTCGTCGGCTGGGCCGTGAAGGAGAACCTCCTGCCGCTGACCGGCATGGTGCTGATGGTATCGGGCCGGGCCTCGTTCGAGCTCACCCAGAAGGCGTCTATGGCCGGCATCCCGATGATGGCCGCCGTGTCGGCGCCGTCGTCGCTCGCTGTCGACCTCGCCGCCGAGCTCGGCGTGACGATCGTCGGGTTCCTCCGCGGCACCAGCATGGTCGCGTACTCGCGGCCCGACCGCCTCGGCGAGGGCGACCCGCCCGCGTCGACCGACGCCTCGACCGACGCGCACTCCCACGCCAGCAGCTCGACCAGCACTCCCACCCCCGTGACGATTGGAACGCGCCCGTGACCGAGAAGCCCCCGATCGACGACGTGAGCGACAAGGACCTCGAGGTCGGCGAACCCCGATCGTGGGCGGCCGGCGTCCCCGGCGTCCTGCACTCGATGGAGCCCGCGATCAAGCAGCTGGGCCTCGCCCGCACCGTCAAGCTGATGACGTCGCTCAACCAGAAGGACGGCTTCGACTGCATGAGCTGCGCCTGGCCCGACCCGGACCACCGGAAGGTCGCCGAGTTCTGCGAGAACGGCGCCAAAGCGGTCACCTGGGAGGCGAACCCGGTGCTCGTGCCCGACAGCTTCTGGGCGGAGCACTCGATCACCGACCTGCTCGACAAGTCGGAGTACTGGCTCGGCATGCAGGGGCGGTTGACGAAGCCGGTGCACAAGCCGCGCGGCAGCGACCACTACGAGGAGGTCAGCTGGAAGAAGGCCTTCGACCTCATCGCCGGCAAGCTGAACTCGCTCGACAGCCCCGACCAGGCGTCGTTCTACACGTCCGGCCGCACCTCGAACGAGGCCGCGTTCATCTACCAGCTCTTCGTGCGGGCCTTCGGCACCAACAACCTGCCCGACTGCTCGAACATGTGCCACGAGTCGACCAGCCTCGCCATGGCCGAGGTGGTCGGGATCGGCAAGTCGACGATCGCCTACGACGACTTCGAGAAGGCCGACCTGATCATGATCCTGGGCCAGAACCCCGGGACCAACCACCCCAGGATGCTCACCGCCCTCGAGGACGCGAAGCGGAACGGCGCCGAGATCGTCGCGGTGAACCCGCTGCCGGAGGCCGGTCTCCGCCGCTACAAGAACCCGCAGGTGCCCCGCGGCATCGTCGGGCGCGGCACGGACATCGCCGACCAGTTCCTGCAGATCCGGCTGGGCGGCGACATGGCGCTGCTGCAGGCCGTCGCCAAGCGCGTGCTCGCCGCCGAGGACGCGAACCCCGGCACGGTGCTCGACCACGCCTTCCTCGCCGAGCACACCACCGGGCTCGACGCGTTCCGCGAGCACATCGCGCAGGTCGACGACGACGAGGTCCTCCTCGCCACCGGGCTCGCCTCCACCGAGATCGACGAGCTCGCCCGCCGCTACCTCAACTCCGAGCGGGTCATCATCACCTGGGCGATGGGCATCACGCAGCACCGGAAGTCCGTCGACACGATCAAGGAGATCATCAACCTCCTGCTGCTCCGCGGCAACATCGGCAAGCCCGGCGCCGGCGCCTCGCCGATCCGCGGCCACAGCAACGTGCAGGGCGACCGAACCATGGGCATCTGGGAGCAGGTCTCCGACGAGTTCCTCGACGCGCTCGAGAAGGAGTTCCACTTCTCGCCCCCGCGCGAGCACGGCGTCGACGCGCTCAAGGGCATCAAGGGCATGCAGAAGGGCGAGATCAAGTTCTGGATGGGCATGGGCGGCAACCTCGTCGCCGCCATCTCCGACACCCAGCTCGCCGAGAAGGCGATGCGCGGCACCGAGATGACCGTGCAGGTGTCGACGAAGCTCAACCGGTCGCACGCCGTCGTGGGCGAGGAGGCGCTGATCCTGCCGACCCTCGGACGCACCGAGATCGACGTGCAGAAGGCCGGCCCGCAGTTCGTCTCCGTCGAGGACACCGTGTGCTCGGTGCACGGGAGCCACGGCCAGGTGCCGCCGGTCGCGCCCGACCTGCTCTCGGAGATCGCGATCGTCAGCCGTCTCGCCCAGGCGACCCTCGGCGACCGTCAGCCGATCGACTGGCAGTCGTTCGAGGACGACTACGACATGCTCCGCGACCACATCAGCCGCGTCGTGCCGGGGTTCAGCGACTTCAGTCGGCGGGTCAGGAGCCGCGACGGCTTCGTCCTGCCGAACGGACCCCGCGACTCGCGCACGTTCCCGACGAAGACCGGCAAGGCGATGATCACGGTCAACGACCTCGAGCACGTCGAGCGCCCGGAGGGGCGGCTGCTGCTGCAGACGCTCCGGTCGCACGACCAGTACAACACCACGATCTACAGCCTCAACGACCGCTACCGCGGCATCAAGAAGGGGCGCGAGGTGGTCTTCATCAACCCCGACGACCTCGCCGAGCTCAGCCTCGTCGACGGCCAGCGGGTCGACGTCTTCACCGAGTGGACCGACGACGTCGAGCGGGTGCTCCGCGACTACCGGGTCGTGTCGTACCCGACGGCCAAGGGCTGCGCGGCCGCGTACTTCCCCGAGGCGAACGTGCTGGTGCCGCTCGACAGCGCCGCGATCGGCAGCAACACGCCGGTGTCGAAGGCCGTGCTCGTGCGGGTCGTTCCGGCGGCGGTGCCGGCCGTAGTCTGAGCGGTCGGTCGGGGCCCGGGCCCCGGCCGGCCCGGGCCGAACCGTCTGCTGGCCGGGCCCCAGCCGGCCCGGCCGCTAGCCGGCTGCCGCGGGCGCGCTCGCCGCGAGGGCGGCCCGCAGGAAGGGCGCGGTGACGCTCGTCGGGTTCTCGGCGACCTCCTCGGGGGTGCCCTGCGCCTGCACGGTGCCGCCGTCGTCGCCCGCTCCGGGGCCGAGGTCGACGACCCAGTCGGCCTGCGCGACGACCCGCATGTCGTGCTCGACGATGACGACTGTGTTGCCGCCGTCGACGAGGTGCTGCAGGTGGCCGACGAGCCGGTCGGCATCCTGCGGGTGCAGGCCCGACGTCGGCTCGTCGAGGAGGTAGAGCGTGTCGCCCTGCTGGCCGCGGCGGAGCTCGGAGGCGAGCTTCACCCGCTGGGCCTCGCCGCCCGACAGCTCGGTGGCCGACTGGCCGAGCGACACGTAGCCGAGCCCGACGTCGAGGAGGGCGTCGAGGTGGCGGGCCACGTCGGCGTCGCCCGCGAAGAACTCGGAGGCGCGGGTGACGCTCATCGCGAGGACGTCGGCGATCGTGCTGCCGTCGAGCTCGATCTCGAGGGTCTCGGGGTTGTAGCGGGTGCCGTGGCAGGCGCTGCACACCGCGTGGACCGTCGGCAGGAAGAGCAGCTCGACCTCCATCGTCCCCTCGCCCTTGCACACCGGGCACCGCCCGGGCGCGAGGTTGAACGAGAAGCGGCTGGCCCCGTAGCGGCGTCGCCGAGCCTCGGGGGTGGCGGCGAAGCGGCTCCGGATGCGGTCGAAGAGACCCGTGTAGGTGGCGACGTTGGAGCGCGGGGTGCGGCCGATCGGCTTCTGGCTGACCTGGACCACGCGGCGGAGCCTGCCCTCGGGGCCCACCGCCCGGCCGGTGGTCGCCTGCGGGGCGTCGCCGAGGAGGAGATCCTGCGCGCCCTCGCCCTGCTCGTCGGTCGCCTCGACGTCGGCGCCGGTGCCCGGCGCGTCGGCGCTCCCGGCCGAGGCGTCGTCGACCCGGGTCGCGAGGCTCGCCGCGAGCAGGTCGGGCAGCGCCTGCGTGACGAGCGACGACTTGCCGGACCCCGAGACACCGGTCACCGCCGTGAAGGCGCCGAGCGGGAACGCGACCGAGACGCCGGCGAGGTTGTTCCGCGTGACGTCGAGGAGCTCGAGGCGTCCGTCGCCCGGGCGGCGGGCAGCCGGGGCAGAGGCGTCCGGCGCAGAGGCGTCCGGCGCAGGATCCGGGAAGAGGTACCTCCTGGTGGCCGACTCCCCCGCGTCGCGCAGCCCCTCCGGAGGCCCCGAGTACACCACCCGGCCGCCCTCGGTGCCGGCGCCCGGCCCGATGTCCACGATCCAGTCGGCCCTCCGGATCACGTCGAGCGAGTGCTCCACGAAGAACACGGAGTTGCCGGTCGCCTTGAGGGTGTCGAGGACGCTGAGGAGCGACTCGGTGTCGGCGGGGTGGAGGCCCGCCGACGGCTCGTCGAGCACGAAGACCACGCCGAAGAGCTTCGAAAGCACCTGCGTGGCGAGGCGCATCCGCTGGAGCTCTCCCGACGACAGGGTGGGCGTCGTCCGGTCGAGCGACAGGTAGCCGAGACCGAGGTCGATCAGCGGGGCGAGTCGGCCGCGGAGGTCGTTCACCAGCCGCTGGGACGCCAGGCGCTGCTCGGCGGAGAGGTGCGCGGCCGCCCCGTCGTCGACGAGCAGACCCTCGAGCAGGTCGCGGACCTCGTGGAGGGGCATCGCCTGCACCTCGGTGATGTCGCGCCCGGCGACCGTGACCTCGAGGGCGTCGGGCTTCAGGCGCTTGCCGTCGCAGGTCGGGCAGACGACGCTGACCATGAACTCGGCCGCGCGCTCCCGCATCCTGGCGCTCTTCGATCCTGCGAAGGTGTCGAGCACGTACCGCTTCACGCCGAGGAACGTGCCCATGTACGACGGCTCGTCGCCGGCCGCCACTGCGGCCCACACCTCTTTCGGCGACAGGTCGCGGTAGATCGGCACCTGGGGCGAGTCGTCGGTGAACAGCGCCCAGTCGCGCTTGTCGCGCGGGAGGTCGCGCCACGGCACATCGACGTCGTAGCCGAGCGAGACGAGGCTGTCGCGGAGCTGCTTGCCGTGCCAGGCCGTCGGCCACGCGGCGAGCGCCTTGTCGCGGATCGACAGCGAGTCGTCGGGGACCATGAGCTCCTCGGGCACGTCGTACACGCGCCCGAGCCCGTGGCAGGTCGGGCAGGCGCCCTGGACGGTGTTCGTCGAGAAGTCCTCGGCGAGGAGCATCGGGGCCCCGGCCGGGTAGGTGCCGACGCGGGAGAAGAGCATCCGGACGACGTTCGCGAGGGTGGTCGCGCTGCCGACCGTCGAGCGGGCGGTGCCGCCGCTCCGCTGCTGCGGGAGGGCGACCGCGGGCGGCAGGCCGTCGATCCGGTCGACGTCGGGAGCCCCGACCTGGTCGATCAGGCGCCGCGCGTACGGAGCCACCGACTCGAAGAAGCGGCGCTGCGCCTCGGCGTAGACCGTGCCGAACGCCAGCGAGCTCTTGCCGGAGCCGGACACCCCGGTGAACGCGACGAGCGCGTCGCGCGGGATGTCGACGTCGACGCCCCGGAGGTTGTTCTCTCGTGCCCCGCGCACCTCCACGAGGTCGAACCGTCGGTCGTGCGCGTCTCGCCCGGGGGCGCCTGCTGAGGTGGTGCTGTGCGTATCCAAGTGTCCTACCGTAGGCGGCGCTGCTGGGAGCGGGTGGCGGAGGCAGGTGGCCGGAGGACGACCTTCCACAGGAGCATGACTCTGCGATCTCGCGAGGACTTCTCGGCCAAATGCTCGTCACAGAGCCATCGCCTAGATGGAAATGCGCCGCTTCATCTCCGAGGCCGCTGGACCGGCTCCTGATATCCCGCGTTCGGCCCGTGTTCCGCCTCGAGAGCGGTGAGCGCCTTCGCGGCAGCGCGACGGCGAACGACTCCCTGCAAGACGAAAGACGCACCCAGGGCAAGCTCGAACGCTGTGAAGACATGGAATCCATCCCAGATCGCCAAGGCCGCCCAGAAAGAAATCAGGATGGCGCCCAGCCAGATGAAGAAGGTGCCTCTGCGGCGGCCGCTGTCGATTCGATTTCGACGTTGCATGGGCGAGGTCACGTGAGAAGAGTAGGCCGGAAGCGGGCACGGCGCCGGTCCTCGTCTCCTTCCCCACGCAGCATCCGGTTCACGTACACGAACAGCCGACGGGCTCCATGGCAGCCCAGGGAATCACTCGACGGAGTCCGGCTGCGGCTCCCAGCCGCGCGTGACGATCTCCGCCACCCAGTCGCTGCCCGTGGGGCCCGTCGCTTTGAGGACAACGTCGTGGCTGGGGATCGTTATCGGGAGTCGTGTCGTCGCTCCGCAGACCACGTTCCTGGAGGTCAGCGGCTTGAACGTCCCCGAGTTGTTCTCCGGGCTGCGATGGAGGACGCTGACGCGAACGACCCCGGAGCCGCGGCAGACGGACAGCACGTCGAACCGGCCAGGATCGACGGTCGACAGCTCCACGAGGGCGCTGGCCGTCTTCGTGCCCGACTCGCTGGTGAGGGTAGCGGAAGCACCACCGTCGCCGTGCGGATCGGAGAGCAGCACCTCCATTCGGTGCGTCCAGGCGTCCTCGCCGCGATCCTGCGTGACTGTGCCCGTGCATCCTGCCGTCGCCACGACGACGAGCCCGGTGAGAAGAGCTGCCATCGAGCGGGTGAGCATGCGGGTCATGTGGACATGGTGCCGGAGCACGACGACGCCTTCCAGCCCCGCTTCGGGTGCCTCGGTCCTTCCACCATGACGGTTCTTCGAGGTGCGGCTGACTGGTGAGTGGTCACCAGTTCTGGGTCAGCGGGTGATCTTCTTCAGCCCACTTCTTGATGACGTCGAGGTCATCGTTCGCGAAGTGCTGCTGAAGTGGGGGTGGCGGTCCCGCGACGGGTCGCATCTGACCGAGAACGAAGATCATGGCCGACCGCTGTGCGCCCCCTTCGGAAGTCCATTCCACACTTCCGTTGCTTCCGAATCCGATGATGGCAGCGCGCGCGATGCGCCGGGTCCGGACATACCCGAAGATGGACAGCGTGTCTTCGCTGAGTTCCACTCGGGCATGCAGGGCACGCATGATCCAGACGGAGCCGAGCGCACCGATTACCAGGCCGGAGGCGATTCCCCACACGAGGCCGCTCGAGTGCAACCCCTGCGTGATGCCGAGGACGAAGAAGAGCGCACCCATGGCGACATAGAGGACGCCCAAGCCGAGCCAGAGCCAGGCGGTGAATCGGGGGCCGCGAAGGACTCGCGGTCTTCCTGCTGCCATCTTCGAAGCGCCCCCTCTCTCGACTTCGTGATGATGACCACTGCCCCCAGCGATCACACTAGGTCATGCCGATGCCGCTTCGAACGCCAGCCGGGCTGAAGGCAAGAGGCTCCGGCGTCGTGCGAGCCGCAGGGCGATGTCCAGGCCCACGAACTACCCGCGCGGTAGCAGCGGCGGAGCGGCGGCGGCCGCTGACTCCTCGTCCACTCGGTGCCACTCAGGCGATCGCAGGATCCCGCACCGTCGCCAGCTCCAGCAGCCTCGCGGCGAGTGTCCCGGCGCGGTCCCCGGGGGGCGTGGCGATCCCGACCGACCAGCGGGGCGCCGCAGGATCGTCGAGCTGACGCACAGCAAGGCCCTGCGCCTGAGGCTTGTTCGCGATCGGACGCGGCACGATCGCAACGCCGAGACCGCGCTGCACGAAGTCGAGCAGTGTGTGCACGTCGCCGACGACGAGGCCGACGCGGCGGTCGAGGTCGCGCTCGCGGAAGGCGAGGTCGTTGATCGCACGGACGCCCCAGGTCGGGTGGAAGTCGACGAAGGTCTCGTCCTCCAGGTCGCGGAAGGCGACCTGCGGCTTGCGCGCCAGGGGCGAGTCGGGAGGACAGAGGAACACGAGCGGCTCGACGGCGAGCTCGGTGACCGCGGGCGCCGACGACGCCGAGCCCCGGGCGGGGAGGGCGTGATCCTGCTCGGCCGTCGCGACGAACGCGATGTCGAGGTCGCCGGCGCGCAGAAGAGACAGGAGCGCCCCGGATCCTGCCTGCTCGAAGGTGATGGTCACCTTCGGGTAGCGGCGGCGGAAGCTGGTGAGGAGGTCGGGCAGGTCGATGACGCCGAGGCACTGCTCGCCGCCCACCCGGAGCTCGCCGGTGACCTCGCCCCGGGCGGCGACCACCGCGTCGCGGCCGGCCACCGCCTGGGCGAGGAGGGCCTTGGCGTGCGGCAGCAGCGCGCGCCCGGCCCCCGTCAGCTCCACGCGCCGGGTGGTGCGGGTGAACAGCGGCGTCTGGAGTTCGTCTTCCAGGGTGCGGATCGCCGCCGAGAGCCCGGACTGCGACACCCGGGTCGCCTCCGCCGCGCGCGTGAACTGCTGCTGTTCGGCGAGCGCGACGAAGTACTCCATCTGGCGGAGATCCACGGGTCAGTTGATCTCGGCCGGGTTCCCGCCGACGCGGCGGTTCTCGTCGAGAGCGTCGATGGCGGCCATCTCGTCGGCGTCGAGCTCGAACGAGAAGACGTCGAGGTTCTCGGCCATGCGCTCCTTGCGGTTCGACTTCGGGATCACGACGTTGCCGGTCTGCAGGTGCCAGCGGAGCACGACCTGCGCCGGCGTCATGCCGTGCGCCGACGCGGCCGCCTGGATCGGCGCCATGCCGAAGAGGTCGTACTTGCCCTGACCGAGCGGGCCCCAGGCTTCCGTGACGATGCCGTGCTGGGCCTGGAAGGCGCGGAGCTCGCGCTGCTGGAAGACCGGGTGCAGCTCGACCTGGTTGACGGCCGGGACGACCTCGGTCTCGGCGAGGAGTCGCTCGAGGTGCGGGACGAGGAAGTTGCTGACGCCGATCGCCTTCGCGCGGCCGTCGGCATGGAAGGTCTCGAAGGACTTCCAGGTGTCGACGTAGTGGTCGTTCGCGGGCATGGGCCAGTGGATGAGGTAGAGGTCGAGGGCGTCGAGGCCGAGCGCCTCGAGGCTGCGCTCGAAGGCGCCCTCGACGTCGCCGGCCTTGTGGTGGTCGTTGCGGAGCTTCGTCGTGACGAAGATCTCGTCGCGCGGGATCCCGGAGGCCTTGAGCGCGAGCCCGACCTCCTTCTCGTTGTCGTAGCCGGTGGCGGTGTCGATGTGGCGGTAGCCGACCTCGAGAGCGTCCTCGACGACGCGCTGGGTGTCTGCGGGGTCGACGAGGAAGACGCCGAAGCCGAGCTGCGGGATGCTCGTGTTCGACAGGAGCGGGATGGTGGTCTGGGTGTCCGTCATGATCCTGAATCTAGAAAGCGCCGTTCGTGACGTCAAATGGAAAATGGTCATGGCTTTCAGAACCTGGTCTCATGAGTGGCGCACGGGTGCAGGATGGGCGAGGCACACGGCCACGAGAGGAACGATCGATGAAGATTGCAGTCACCGGCGGAAGCGGCAAGCTCGGACGGAGCGTCGTCACGCGCCTGAAGGACGACGGGCACGACGTCGTCAACCTCGACCGGGCGGGCACGCGCGGACGCGGGTTCATCCAGATCGACCTGACCGACTACGGCCAGGTGGTCGACGCGATCCTGGGCATCGACGAGGTGAACCAGACCGGGTTCGACGCGATCGTGCACCTCGGAGCGATCCCGGCGCCGGCGATCCTGCCCGACTCGGCGACGTTCCACAACAACATCCTGTCGACCTACAACGTCTTCCAGGCCGCGCGTCGCGCCGGGATCAAGCGCGTCGTCTACGCCTCGAGCGAGACCGTGCTCGGCCTCCCCTTCGACATCGACCCGCCGTACATCCCGGTCGACGAGGAGTACCCGGCCCGCCCCGAGAGCACGTACTCGCTGGTCAAGCACCTCGAGGAGACGATGGCGAAGGAGCTCGTGCGCTGGGACCCGACGCTGTCGATCACGGCGTTCCGCTTCTCGAACGTGATGAACCCCGACGACTACGCCGAGTTCCCGTCGTTCGACGCCGACGCGACGCTCCGCAAGTGGAACCTCTGGGGCTACATCGACGGCCGCGACGGTGCCCAGGCCGTGGCGAAGGCACTCGAGAACGCGAAGCCCGGCTTCGAGGCGTACATCATCGCCGCCGCCGACACCGTCATGTCGCGCCCGAGCGCCGACCTGGCCGCGGAGGTGTTCCCGGACGTCTCGCTGAAGCGCGAGGTGTCGGGCACCGAGACGCTGCTGTCGATCGAGAAGGCCCGGCGGCTGCTCGGGTACGAGCCCGAGCACAGCTGGCGCGACTAGCCCGCGCTGCGCTGCGCTGCCCCGGCGCACTCAAACCCTCGCGATCGGCGGGCGCGGTGGTCCTAGGACCACCGCGGCGGCCGATCGCGAGGGTTTTGCTGGGGCTGGGAGCGGGGGGGGGCGCAGGGGCGCTGGGCGCGTCAGGGGTGGCGGGTGCCGGCGCCGGCGAGCACGGCGCGGTAGCCCTCGCGGTAGGTGGGGTAGTCGAACACGAAGCCGGTCGAGCGCAGCAGCCGGTTGCTGCAGCGCTTGCTGCCGGCCCGCTCGCGGTCGCGGGAGGCGGTGCCCGGGGCGTCGGCTCCGATCTCGGCCGCCAGGAACC includes the following:
- a CDS encoding aldo/keto reductase, which produces MTDTQTTIPLLSNTSIPQLGFGVFLVDPADTQRVVEDALEVGYRHIDTATGYDNEKEVGLALKASGIPRDEIFVTTKLRNDHHKAGDVEGAFERSLEALGLDALDLYLIHWPMPANDHYVDTWKSFETFHADGRAKAIGVSNFLVPHLERLLAETEVVPAVNQVELHPVFQQRELRAFQAQHGIVTEAWGPLGQGKYDLFGMAPIQAAASAHGMTPAQVVLRWHLQTGNVVIPKSNRKERMAENLDVFSFELDADEMAAIDALDENRRVGGNPAEIN
- a CDS encoding LysR family transcriptional regulator, producing the protein MDLRQMEYFVALAEQQQFTRAAEATRVSQSGLSAAIRTLEDELQTPLFTRTTRRVELTGAGRALLPHAKALLAQAVAGRDAVVAARGEVTGELRVGGEQCLGVIDLPDLLTSFRRRYPKVTITFEQAGSGALLSLLRAGDLDIAFVATAEQDHALPARGSASSAPAVTELAVEPLVFLCPPDSPLARKPQVAFRDLEDETFVDFHPTWGVRAINDLAFRERDLDRRVGLVVGDVHTLLDFVQRGLGVAIVPRPIANKPQAQGLAVRQLDDPAAPRWSVGIATPPGDRAGTLAARLLELATVRDPAIA
- a CDS encoding NAD(P)-dependent oxidoreductase; its protein translation is MKIAVTGGSGKLGRSVVTRLKDDGHDVVNLDRAGTRGRGFIQIDLTDYGQVVDAILGIDEVNQTGFDAIVHLGAIPAPAILPDSATFHNNILSTYNVFQAARRAGIKRVVYASSETVLGLPFDIDPPYIPVDEEYPARPESTYSLVKHLEETMAKELVRWDPTLSITAFRFSNVMNPDDYAEFPSFDADATLRKWNLWGYIDGRDGAQAVAKALENAKPGFEAYIIAAADTVMSRPSADLAAEVFPDVSLKREVSGTETLLSIEKARRLLGYEPEHSWRD
- a CDS encoding FdhF/YdeP family oxidoreductase — encoded protein: MTEKPPIDDVSDKDLEVGEPRSWAAGVPGVLHSMEPAIKQLGLARTVKLMTSLNQKDGFDCMSCAWPDPDHRKVAEFCENGAKAVTWEANPVLVPDSFWAEHSITDLLDKSEYWLGMQGRLTKPVHKPRGSDHYEEVSWKKAFDLIAGKLNSLDSPDQASFYTSGRTSNEAAFIYQLFVRAFGTNNLPDCSNMCHESTSLAMAEVVGIGKSTIAYDDFEKADLIMILGQNPGTNHPRMLTALEDAKRNGAEIVAVNPLPEAGLRRYKNPQVPRGIVGRGTDIADQFLQIRLGGDMALLQAVAKRVLAAEDANPGTVLDHAFLAEHTTGLDAFREHIAQVDDDEVLLATGLASTEIDELARRYLNSERVIITWAMGITQHRKSVDTIKEIINLLLLRGNIGKPGAGASPIRGHSNVQGDRTMGIWEQVSDEFLDALEKEFHFSPPREHGVDALKGIKGMQKGEIKFWMGMGGNLVAAISDTQLAEKAMRGTEMTVQVSTKLNRSHAVVGEEALILPTLGRTEIDVQKAGPQFVSVEDTVCSVHGSHGQVPPVAPDLLSEIAIVSRLAQATLGDRQPIDWQSFEDDYDMLRDHISRVVPGFSDFSRRVRSRDGFVLPNGPRDSRTFPTKTGKAMITVNDLEHVERPEGRLLLQTLRSHDQYNTTIYSLNDRYRGIKKGREVVFINPDDLAELSLVDGQRVDVFTEWTDDVERVLRDYRVVSYPTAKGCAAAYFPEANVLVPLDSAAIGSNTPVSKAVLVRVVPAAVPAVV
- the fdhD gene encoding formate dehydrogenase accessory sulfurtransferase FdhD, with the protein product MARITARKQVTRLTVGAGATRTMDTLAVEEPLEIRVGGQSLAITMRTPGNDFDLAAGFLVSEGVISRGDEFFTARYCAGATEEGLNTYNVLDVTLAPGVPAPDPSLERAFYTTSSCGLCGKASIDAVRTKSQHAVLHDPVVVDPALLATFPDLLRQGQDVFEKTGGLHAAALFDGRTGRMLVLREDVGRHNAVDKVVGWAVKENLLPLTGMVLMVSGRASFELTQKASMAGIPMMAAVSAPSSLAVDLAAELGVTIVGFLRGTSMVAYSRPDRLGEGDPPASTDASTDAHSHASSSTSTPTPVTIGTRP
- a CDS encoding excinuclease ABC subunit A, whose protein sequence is MDTHSTTSAGAPGRDAHDRRFDLVEVRGARENNLRGVDVDIPRDALVAFTGVSGSGKSSLAFGTVYAEAQRRFFESVAPYARRLIDQVGAPDVDRIDGLPPAVALPQQRSGGTARSTVGSATTLANVVRMLFSRVGTYPAGAPMLLAEDFSTNTVQGACPTCHGLGRVYDVPEELMVPDDSLSIRDKALAAWPTAWHGKQLRDSLVSLGYDVDVPWRDLPRDKRDWALFTDDSPQVPIYRDLSPKEVWAAVAAGDEPSYMGTFLGVKRYVLDTFAGSKSARMRERAAEFMVSVVCPTCDGKRLKPDALEVTVAGRDITEVQAMPLHEVRDLLEGLLVDDGAAAHLSAEQRLASQRLVNDLRGRLAPLIDLGLGYLSLDRTTPTLSSGELQRMRLATQVLSKLFGVVFVLDEPSAGLHPADTESLLSVLDTLKATGNSVFFVEHSLDVIRRADWIVDIGPGAGTEGGRVVYSGPPEGLRDAGESATRRYLFPDPAPDASAPDASAPAARRPGDGRLELLDVTRNNLAGVSVAFPLGAFTAVTGVSGSGKSSLVTQALPDLLAASLATRVDDASAGSADAPGTGADVEATDEQGEGAQDLLLGDAPQATTGRAVGPEGRLRRVVQVSQKPIGRTPRSNVATYTGLFDRIRSRFAATPEARRRRYGASRFSFNLAPGRCPVCKGEGTMEVELLFLPTVHAVCSACHGTRYNPETLEIELDGSTIADVLAMSVTRASEFFAGDADVARHLDALLDVGLGYVSLGQSATELSGGEAQRVKLASELRRGQQGDTLYLLDEPTSGLHPQDADRLVGHLQHLVDGGNTVVIVEHDMRVVAQADWVVDLGPGAGDDGGTVQAQGTPEEVAENPTSVTAPFLRAALAASAPAAAG